From Strongyloides ratti genome assembly S_ratti_ED321, scaffold srae_chrx_scaffold0000002:
tatgtcACGTTCTATAATAAGTAAATTTAAAgcatattaattatttccGGTTAAAACACtactcattttttttaaatattttaatttctctttactaatattatatattagctaaataatttgtttgatattattaaaaaaaataaaataaataatattattataattttaaatctattatattataattgttcTAAATATATGTCTATTTTTGGGAATAACTTTTTAGTTTGTTTAGATTATTTAACGGGATTAAAACTagaatgtaaatttttatgatgtcatttaaattcaaaaatctattaattttttatatttattattttcatgaataatatgttatataagcaaaataataataatattgaaatataaagataataaatttttcttactatttcttttacaatactttttaatgtcttaaaaattaaatatatttgttaacaatttgtaaactaataaaaatgtgtagtttgaaaaattaaaattatttcatctactaataaaatatttattttacttaaaaatagaaaaataatctATTACTACAGTATCAGTTATTCAAAGagatactttaaaaaaattattggtCTTTTACATTTCCTTTTGTAGACATTTAATTTCattgaattttattatctatcAAAGTcgtaaaaacaaaataattaaaagaaattccATAATTTCTAACcttgaaaattttctaaatatatctattctaattttaaccaataaaattattagatgtttttttttttatcatatttctataacattttttttttcaaataaaataaatagttagacagattaataatagtaaaagtAAAGTTTAATTGCAAATTTATAtgtacataaaaataaaacatacgataattattaaaaaaaaaaagtttataaaatatttttatttaccaaAGAAATTATCAGGTACATCTCCAgtttttacataatattttaactctTCTTCTGAATTAACAACTATAAGTCTTTTCCTAACAACATGATCTCCACCAATTGCGACAAGCTGCTGTTGTAATACTGCATTCATTCTATCTGTTGATATTGGTAATGTATCATTAGCCAAATTTAATTGTTGTTGTAAGTATGGATTAGCTGCTAAAGCAGCACGTATCTCTTCTAAACTTAAGTATCTTTTAGCcctatttttaaacatatttgataatatatcatGAGATGATGAATTTGGGCATCCTTCAACTGAATTACATACATTGATAGGACACTCTGCAAATGGACAAATTCTTATTAAACATGTATACTGTACTTGTGCTGTTGTTTGATAACGAAAAGCTTCAACAGTAACACGAACACCATAATCTGTATTTTGTGGTGGACATACCAATCCAACATGATCAGCTTGACAACCATCTTTTATAATTGCTAATGGTTCTTTTTCCCAATCATATAATGAACCTATTGGTTCAACTTGACATCCAGTTATTGACATATAAGCtgctaaaaataataattaataaaaaagtttttcatttttttaaattttaaaaacatacgTGATATTGCATAATATGGTGTAAAACTTAATGTAATACGTGATCCAACAACAACTGCCTCAATTGGTTGTCCATTATgaaatatttcaaatgttACAGGATCTTTTTTTGATCCACTTTTAATAACCTCTTCTaaatcaacatttttttctgTTGTTTCTTGAGGAttttttgtacttttttcatttactatttttacaTTTGTTGATGTTGTTAATTTTGTTGTAGTAATTTCTTTTGTTGTTGTagttgttaatttttttgtggTCATTGTTACTTTAGATGTTTCTGTTGTTTTAAGTGGCACAGTTGATGATGTTATTTCTTCTTCAATTGCCTCAGgaatatttgaaatttttcttGTTTTTTGTGTAGTTGTAGAATATTGTGTAGTTGTTACTGTTGGAATGGTATTTGTTGTAGTAGTAGTAGTAGTAGTAGTACTTATTGTTGATAGCAAAGTTGGTGTTGTCGTTGATGAAGTAGTTGTTAAGGTTTCTTTTATTGTTCCTAATGAATTTGTTatcttttcattttttataattgaatTTTGTTGTGGTGTACCAGTTTTTACAGCAATTGTATTTGAATTTGGGAATGATATATGAGCAGtgatactaaaaataaaacaaaaaaaaatttaaataaataataataaataaaataaaaaattaatttgagcaaaaaaatgtaaaaaaaaaaaaagcgaCTAATGTGTTAACATAAACGAACTTAGAAAACTCTTTAAATTGATTATATTGTTTAACATTGTCTGGATGTATAGTAATATGACTAATACTATTACTAgaatcaattaatttttcatgcTCAACAATCTTTTTAATAGGTGCTGTAATTAATTCAATTCCTATTGTAGATGTTTGTAATCTTGGTTCTTTATTTCTTCTATCAATTCcatatgaatatatttttgattgatATTTTCTTGTTATGGGTGACATTATTAATGGTGATATTGTTGTTCCATAAATTGGAACAAGACCACGTTTTgtagaattttttattatatatttaactgATGTAAGTTTTTTAACAGTAGTTGAAGGATATGTTGTTCTTGtaataaattctttattaatatcaCTATTTTCATGATCATTTAATGGTGATATTTTACCTGCATTTTCAGGTAAATCTTCACCTGAACCTTCTTCATTAATATATGGTTCATaattagataattttttgttagtaacaaaaaaattagtcTCATGATCATCAGGAATTGTTGTATATTTTGGAAAAAGTGTTAATTGTGGTGTTATATGATTAGAAGTTTTTGGTGGAGCTGTTACAAGACTTGATGAATTTAgtctttttaatatgttaGTATTTgctgttatattattttttaagctATAAACATAAGACAAacataaaacatattttaacgAAAGacatatacatttttataaaaaataatttatataaatatttttttttaatttaactaaCCTGTCAGGTGAAATAAATCCATCTTCATTACTTTCTGATCCcatattttcataaatagTACACCTTGCTTGAAATGTTAAATCATCAggtgtaataaaataaagtggTTCAACACCATCAGTTGATAAAACTACTTCAAGAATCATTTCTTTACCTTTAAATCTTATTGAATCACTacaatttttagatattgTTGGATATTCAAAAAGATATTCAAAATTTGTTTCTTCTTTTGGTTCAATTTTACatgtaaaaaaatcatataaaCCATATAATGCTCCTGTATATGGTAATTTTGAATCAACTTTAACTCTAATACCATTTTCCTCACatttataatcaaaattaaatgattcagaaatattaaaacaattattttcataGTAATCAACTCTAAAATTAGGattgttatttaattttatcattgcTGGTTTTGATAATTGATTTTGTGATGATAATGAACATCCACCACTTGTTCTATTAAATGTAACTGATCTAcatatataatcattttgaTTTAAACATTCTGCTAAACAATCTTCTAAAGTACTACttattatatacttttgTATTTCACTTCCTGCCATATAACGATCTGAGAGAAAATTAAATGCATAATCACCAGAACAAACTCTATTTGatttaatacaatatttccaataaaatgaatatctATCATCAGCTTCTATATAACCATCCAATATTTGACTTTGatctttttgaaataattgaCAATGTGAACTATATTGGTTTGGACCAACTCTATGATTAAATGATGAACATTCTTGAAATGATCCTTTTCTAACAGGATTTTCTTCATTAGTACATGCTCCTTTACATGTTGTAAATGGAAATGTTCCTTCAGTTGTTGGTGGAACAGTTAATCTTACTCGTGGCCAACGAACATATATAGGTTTacatttttgatttaatacAATTCCATTTATAggaaacattaataaaagatatataccaaaaaatattttaaaaaatatagcCATTTTGTTATGAATATTAATTGTaggtaaaaattaataaatatctataaatgatattataatatattaaaaattatttaaatttaaagtatCATAATAGagtagtatatttttattaaattcgGTCGAGAGGAATGGGAAGCaaataaaaatcttataaattgtaaagatattatatatataaatatccacttctttaatttaatattttgatct
This genomic window contains:
- a CDS encoding Zona pellucida domain and PAN-1 domain and Apple-like domain-containing protein, with the translated sequence MFPINGIVLNQKCKPIYVRWPRVRLTVPPTTEGTFPFTTCKGACTNEENPVRKGSFQECSSFNHRVGPNQYSSHCQLFQKDQSQILDGYIEADDRYSFYWKYCIKSNRVCSGDYAFNFLSDRYMAGSEIQKYIISSTLEDCLAECLNQNDYICRSVTFNRTSGGCSLSSQNQLSKPAMIKLNNNPNFRVDYYENNCFNISESFNFDYKCEENGIRVKVDSKLPYTGALYGLYDFFTCKIEPKEETNFEYLFEYPTISKNCSDSIRFKGKEMILEVVLSTDGVEPLYFITPDDLTFQARCTIYENMGSESNEDGFISPDSLKNNITANTNILKRLNSSSLVTAPPKTSNHITPQLTLFPKYTTIPDDHETNFFVTNKKLSNYEPYINEEGSGEDLPENAGKISPLNDHENSDINKEFITRTTYPSTTVKKLTSVKYIIKNSTKRGLVPIYGTTISPLIMSPITRKYQSKIYSYGIDRRNKEPRLQTSTIGIELITAPIKKIVEHEKLIDSSNSISHITIHPDNVKQYNQFKEFSNITAHISFPNSNTIAVKTGTPQQNSIIKNEKITNSLGTIKETLTTTSSTTTPTLLSTISTTTTTTTTTNTIPTVTTTQYSTTTQKTRKISNIPEAIEEEITSSTVPLKTTETSKVTMTTKKLTTTTTKEITTTKLTTSTNVKIVNEKSTKNPQETTEKNVDLEEVIKSGSKKDPVTFEIFHNGQPIEAVVVGSRITLSFTPYYAISPAYMSITGCQVEPIGSLYDWEKEPLAIIKDGCQADHVGLVCPPQNTDYGVRVTVEAFRYQTTAQVQYTCLIRICPFAECPINVCNSVEGCPNSSSHDILSNMFKNRAKRYLSLEEIRAALAANPYLQQQLNLANDTLPISTDRMNAVLQQQLVAIGGDHVVRKRLIVVNSEEELKYYVKTGDVPDNFFETAFYFDFA